From Spartinivicinus ruber, the proteins below share one genomic window:
- the modC gene encoding molybdenum ABC transporter ATP-binding protein codes for MLSFNVQCLLQNNQDQFQLKVTGEVTNQGITAIFGPSGCGKTTLFKTFAGLNQNATGAIKLGQQTWLDTQQNIFIPAYQRGIGYVFQDARLFPHLTVLDNLQFAIKRRLSDNPQYLSLTDAINLLSLEKLLNRFPYELSGGQQQRVAIARGLLAASQLILMDEPSAALDRASRREIWSNLHHLAQQIAIPWLVISHDIHEVNQLADHVILMEEGHITANIDIFQLSQYLPQQRLDLHHMVSVVEGNLTEHDELNHLSFFELDGFSVCLHKLPYRPGCQIRLEIPAKDVSLALEPNHNTSALNSIPCTISKITNIADGLCLIELTVKQQRILSLITSKSCQQLHLEPSKAIYASIKSVALLSRALAT; via the coding sequence ATGTTAAGTTTTAATGTTCAGTGTTTACTGCAAAATAACCAGGACCAATTTCAACTAAAAGTTACTGGTGAAGTAACCAACCAAGGCATTACGGCTATTTTTGGCCCTTCTGGATGTGGTAAAACTACTTTATTTAAAACATTTGCTGGGTTAAACCAAAATGCCACCGGTGCAATTAAATTAGGCCAGCAAACCTGGCTAGATACCCAACAAAATATATTTATACCAGCATATCAACGGGGCATTGGTTATGTATTTCAAGATGCCCGATTATTTCCACACTTAACCGTATTGGATAACTTACAGTTTGCCATTAAACGCCGATTAAGTGATAACCCTCAATATCTTAGCTTAACAGACGCAATTAACCTGCTAAGCCTTGAGAAACTGCTTAATCGCTTCCCTTATGAATTATCCGGCGGTCAACAACAACGGGTGGCCATTGCTCGTGGTTTATTAGCAGCCAGCCAGCTAATTTTAATGGACGAACCTTCTGCCGCACTTGATCGTGCAAGCCGTCGGGAAATTTGGAGTAACCTGCACCACCTTGCCCAACAAATAGCAATTCCCTGGTTAGTCATTAGCCATGATATCCATGAGGTCAACCAACTGGCTGATCATGTCATTTTGATGGAAGAGGGACACATTACAGCCAATATTGATATTTTTCAGTTAAGCCAATACCTCCCACAACAACGGCTGGATTTACACCATATGGTCTCTGTAGTTGAAGGCAACTTAACCGAGCATGATGAACTGAATCATTTGTCTTTTTTTGAGCTGGATGGTTTTTCAGTGTGCTTACATAAACTACCTTATCGCCCAGGCTGTCAGATTCGCCTGGAAATTCCTGCTAAAGATGTTAGCCTGGCCCTTGAGCCAAACCACAACACCAGCGCGTTAAATAGTATCCCCTGCACTATCAGCAAAATAACCAATATTGCTGACGGTTTATGCTTGATTGAGCTGACAGTCAAACAACAGAGAATTTTATCACTCATCACCAGTAAATCTTGCCAGCAGCTCCATTTAGAACCAAGCAAAGCAATCTACGCCAGTATTAAAAGCGTAGCGTTACTATCCCGAGCCCTGGCTACTTAA
- the bioB gene encoding biotin synthase BioB yields MSATASKTKLIRHDWTYDEVKTLFDLPFNDLLFQAQTIHRQFFNPNAVQTSTLLSIKTGACPEDCKYCPQSGHYNTGLEKEKLLAVERVLEKAKEAKQGGASRFCMGAAWKHPREKDMPYVLEMVKGVKALGLETCMTLGMLNQNQADQLAEAGLDYYNHNLDTSPEFYGNIITTRTYQDRLNTLGNVRDAGIKVCSGGIIGMGETETDRIGLLAQLANLPQQPESVPINMLVKVEGTPLENVEDLDPIEFIKTLAVARIMMPASHVRLSAGREQMSDEMQALAFFAGANSIFYGECLLTTANPEKNKDLMLFKRLGIKPEQRIEKSDEEQTSDILQAIQDKQNNELFYDAAQSQ; encoded by the coding sequence ATGTCTGCCACCGCTTCCAAGACCAAGCTTATACGTCATGACTGGACTTATGACGAAGTTAAAACACTGTTTGATTTGCCATTTAACGATCTATTGTTTCAGGCACAGACCATTCATCGGCAATTTTTTAATCCTAATGCAGTACAAACCAGTACGCTGTTATCGATAAAAACAGGTGCCTGTCCAGAAGACTGTAAATATTGTCCACAGAGTGGCCATTACAACACTGGTTTAGAAAAAGAAAAGTTACTGGCTGTTGAGCGAGTGCTGGAAAAGGCCAAAGAAGCCAAGCAAGGCGGCGCAAGCCGTTTTTGTATGGGGGCGGCTTGGAAGCATCCTCGTGAAAAAGATATGCCCTATGTGTTGGAGATGGTTAAAGGTGTAAAAGCGCTAGGTTTGGAAACCTGTATGACTCTGGGCATGTTAAATCAAAATCAGGCTGATCAGTTAGCAGAAGCGGGATTGGATTATTACAACCACAATCTTGATACCTCACCTGAATTTTACGGCAATATTATTACTACACGTACTTATCAAGACCGCTTGAATACTTTAGGCAATGTGCGTGATGCGGGTATTAAGGTGTGCTCTGGCGGCATTATTGGTATGGGTGAAACTGAAACTGATCGAATTGGTTTACTAGCGCAACTAGCCAACCTGCCCCAACAGCCTGAAAGTGTGCCGATTAATATGTTGGTAAAAGTAGAAGGCACACCGCTGGAAAATGTAGAAGATTTAGATCCTATCGAATTTATCAAAACCCTGGCTGTTGCCCGAATTATGATGCCAGCCTCTCATGTACGTTTGTCCGCAGGCCGTGAACAAATGTCTGATGAAATGCAGGCATTGGCCTTTTTTGCGGGAGCGAATTCTATTTTTTATGGAGAGTGCTTGCTCACAACAGCTAACCCAGAAAAGAACAAAGATTTAATGCTGTTCAAGCGGCTGGGGATTAAGCCAGAGCAACGTATTGAAAAGTCCGACGAAGAGCAAACCTCGGATATTTTGCAAGCAATTCAAGACAAGCAAAATAATGAGCTGTTTTACGACGCAGCCCAAAGTCAGTAA
- a CDS encoding methyl-accepting chemotaxis protein, with the protein MKLSLTTKLVIGFGTIIALIAATAFLTLQRTTQINQAKSYLIEHQFVVVNSSKELLNGLYTSIAALRGYLILGNQPAQAEKFKKQRISAWETIQQSQQQLTQLANRPSQKDHQLSDSLNQLSPIMTELRQWQDKIEALSHTEANIPAITMLLNDAGPYADTALDQLNILMNEEDQQIATPKRKHLLKLFADSHSSLSNSISNLKDFLITGDNRFAAKFQANWQINQTKLKPVEDMTYLFTETEVRIWKLYLKMRQLFAPLPEEMIKLRKGNDWNKAYHLMATEAVPRVEQITEIIKQQNQLTQQDTMVLGEAIEKISLTVISASIATLLVSIIIGVILSKQLVSALVPLNRKANEIANGDLSGKNLPVKVKDEIGNLTESINHMANHLRQSVEQMNNTTQDVNQGTAQLTEANKQIADSMQHQNEKITTIASAVDQLSAAANQVAQNTADASHHAQDSANIANVGGDKLKATITTIQDIQQAVMSSNQAVENLNAKSEEIGRITEVIRDIAEQTNLLALNAAIEAARAGEQGRGFAVVADEVRQLAQRTSTSTEEITRSIQAIQQETSEAVKLMANGIQLVEQGTDNAQAAGQSIEEAVNHVNDVASMITSIAASTEQQSNVTHEIATTIEEISQLIQLATNQTQQNADATTHLLSKASQLDEQVKRFRV; encoded by the coding sequence ATGAAACTCTCTCTCACCACAAAGCTAGTCATTGGGTTTGGTACAATCATTGCCTTGATCGCTGCTACTGCCTTCTTAACTCTGCAGCGCACGACCCAAATTAACCAGGCAAAAAGCTACCTGATTGAACACCAGTTTGTGGTTGTTAATTCCAGTAAAGAGTTACTGAATGGCTTATATACTTCAATCGCAGCTTTACGGGGCTATTTAATTCTAGGCAACCAACCAGCACAGGCAGAAAAATTCAAAAAACAACGCATATCAGCATGGGAAACTATTCAGCAATCTCAACAACAACTCACCCAACTAGCTAATCGACCAAGTCAAAAAGACCATCAACTGAGTGATAGCTTAAATCAGCTCAGTCCGATCATGACAGAGTTACGACAATGGCAAGATAAAATAGAAGCACTAAGCCATACAGAAGCAAACATACCTGCGATTACAATGCTATTAAACGATGCAGGTCCTTACGCAGATACCGCTTTAGATCAACTTAATATTTTAATGAACGAAGAAGACCAACAAATAGCCACCCCTAAACGCAAGCATCTCCTTAAATTATTTGCTGATAGCCACAGTTCATTAAGTAATAGTATTTCGAATTTAAAGGACTTTTTAATCACAGGTGATAATCGTTTCGCTGCAAAATTCCAAGCCAACTGGCAAATAAACCAGACAAAACTAAAGCCAGTTGAAGACATGACTTACTTGTTTACAGAAACAGAAGTTCGCATTTGGAAGCTTTATCTTAAAATGCGTCAGCTGTTTGCTCCACTACCCGAAGAAATGATCAAGTTACGTAAAGGCAACGACTGGAATAAAGCTTATCACTTAATGGCAACAGAAGCTGTGCCTAGAGTTGAGCAAATTACTGAAATTATCAAACAACAAAATCAATTAACTCAACAAGATACCATGGTACTAGGTGAAGCCATAGAAAAAATCAGCCTGACTGTCATTAGTGCCAGCATAGCAACACTGTTAGTCAGCATTATTATTGGAGTGATACTGAGTAAACAGCTAGTCAGTGCCTTAGTACCACTTAATCGTAAGGCAAATGAAATTGCCAATGGTGATCTTTCTGGAAAAAATTTACCCGTCAAAGTCAAAGATGAAATAGGCAACCTGACTGAATCAATTAACCATATGGCAAATCATCTACGTCAATCGGTTGAACAAATGAATAATACAACCCAAGACGTAAACCAGGGAACAGCTCAATTAACTGAAGCCAATAAACAAATAGCAGATTCGATGCAACATCAAAATGAAAAAATAACTACCATAGCCAGTGCAGTAGACCAATTATCAGCAGCAGCCAATCAAGTGGCACAAAATACAGCAGATGCATCACACCATGCTCAAGATTCTGCCAATATTGCCAATGTAGGTGGAGATAAACTCAAAGCAACCATCACAACTATCCAAGATATTCAACAAGCCGTGATGAGCAGCAACCAGGCAGTCGAAAATTTAAATGCGAAAAGCGAAGAAATTGGCCGTATTACCGAAGTAATTCGTGACATTGCAGAGCAAACCAATTTATTAGCGCTAAATGCTGCTATTGAAGCAGCTCGTGCAGGCGAGCAAGGTCGAGGGTTTGCAGTGGTAGCCGATGAAGTACGACAATTAGCTCAGCGCACCAGCACCTCAACCGAAGAAATTACTCGCTCAATTCAAGCTATTCAACAAGAAACCAGCGAAGCAGTAAAGCTTATGGCTAATGGCATTCAACTGGTAGAACAAGGTACTGACAATGCTCAGGCCGCAGGGCAGTCAATTGAAGAAGCTGTCAACCATGTTAATGATGTAGCTAGCATGATCACCTCAATTGCCGCCTCAACTGAACAGCAGTCCAATGTCACCCATGAAATAGCAACAACCATTGAGGAAATTTCACAATTAATTCAACTCGCCACTAATCAAACTCAACAAAATGCAGATGCCACTACACACTTATTAAGTAAAGCCAGTCAATTGGATGAACAAGTTAAACGGTTTAGGGTGTAG
- a CDS encoding extracellular solute-binding protein: protein MIKLRKTIYLYLAILISQPVFAKKTVVFAAFEQEPYIGQSLSSNGYVAELVQAVYSLAGYETKINFYPLARAKALAKQGKVDGFLPFYQQHAVSESFVLSSPFPGSSIGLIRKKTLQVGKSPELIDRSWHKRIFQSKYKFGVVRGTEDILQNYSGAQNIQMDVVSSDIQNIDKLVANRINFAVIDKYTAADLLVNKRPHLIGKLEFMPPPLLNSHFYIAFSKISSEFQKNKELFDEGLKIVNENGVLKNIMLKHGLRSEKVNNTSKLKLTIGTVNNNDMIIMKGLSKHFEAMNPDVKLEWRILDEDILRKRLMGDLAIADGQFDIMTIGTYEAPIWGERKWLTPLKSFPKEYDVDDIIENVKKGLSYQDALYALPFYAESSMTYYRADILKKYGIKMPQQPTYEKIKEIAALIHKPSEQTYGICLRGKSGWGVNMGLLGTMVNTYGGQWFDKSWQPTINTKEWQNAVAMYKDLILNYGPPQVTNKGFTENLALFANGQCGIWIDATVAAGYLYNPKYSKVYDKLGFANAPIAKTAKGADWLWSWALAIPASSKKKQAAFKFITWATSKDYIKLVAQQEGWVAVPPGTRKSTYQNKHYLQAAPFAKFVFNAIQSADPYDATLNPSPYKGIQYVGIPEFPAIGHQVSLKLVDMLMGLINIEQFLQASQNIAKQQMKDSGYIE, encoded by the coding sequence TTGATTAAACTTAGAAAGACAATATATTTATATCTCGCAATTTTGATTTCTCAGCCTGTTTTTGCAAAAAAAACTGTAGTCTTTGCTGCATTTGAACAAGAGCCATATATTGGCCAAAGTTTATCAAGTAATGGCTATGTTGCAGAGTTAGTACAAGCAGTATATAGCCTTGCTGGGTATGAAACCAAAATAAACTTTTATCCGCTTGCCAGGGCAAAAGCGTTAGCTAAGCAAGGCAAAGTAGATGGCTTTTTACCTTTCTATCAGCAACATGCAGTTAGTGAAAGCTTTGTGCTTTCAAGCCCTTTTCCTGGGAGTAGTATTGGGTTAATAAGGAAAAAAACTTTACAGGTTGGTAAGTCACCTGAATTGATTGATAGGTCTTGGCATAAAAGAATTTTTCAAAGTAAGTATAAATTTGGTGTGGTAAGAGGAACGGAGGATATTTTACAAAACTATAGTGGAGCACAAAATATACAAATGGATGTTGTGAGCAGTGACATTCAAAATATTGATAAACTCGTTGCCAATAGAATTAATTTTGCTGTAATTGATAAATACACAGCGGCAGATTTGCTGGTTAATAAGCGACCTCATTTGATTGGAAAGCTTGAATTTATGCCTCCACCTTTACTTAACAGTCATTTTTATATTGCTTTTTCTAAAATATCCTCAGAATTCCAAAAAAATAAAGAATTATTTGATGAAGGCTTAAAAATAGTTAATGAAAATGGTGTTTTAAAAAACATTATGCTGAAACATGGCTTGAGGTCAGAAAAAGTCAATAATACATCCAAATTAAAGTTAACTATTGGTACAGTCAATAATAATGACATGATTATCATGAAAGGTTTGTCAAAACACTTTGAAGCTATGAATCCTGATGTGAAGCTGGAATGGAGAATCCTTGATGAGGATATTTTGCGTAAGCGTTTAATGGGGGATTTGGCAATAGCTGATGGCCAATTTGATATAATGACTATTGGTACTTATGAAGCCCCAATTTGGGGAGAGAGAAAATGGTTAACTCCACTGAAGAGCTTTCCAAAAGAATATGATGTAGATGATATAATTGAAAATGTAAAAAAAGGTCTATCTTACCAAGACGCACTTTATGCACTTCCTTTTTATGCCGAAAGCTCAATGACTTATTATCGGGCTGACATATTGAAAAAATATGGTATTAAAATGCCCCAACAACCAACCTATGAGAAAATAAAGGAAATTGCTGCTTTAATTCATAAACCATCTGAACAGACATACGGCATTTGTTTAAGGGGTAAGTCCGGCTGGGGGGTAAATATGGGGTTATTAGGTACGATGGTTAATACCTATGGTGGGCAATGGTTTGATAAAAGCTGGCAGCCTACCATCAACACAAAGGAGTGGCAGAATGCAGTGGCGATGTATAAAGACTTAATTTTAAATTATGGTCCGCCACAAGTGACTAATAAAGGATTTACAGAGAATTTAGCTTTATTTGCAAATGGCCAATGTGGGATCTGGATTGATGCAACTGTTGCTGCTGGCTATTTATACAACCCAAAATACTCAAAGGTGTATGATAAACTGGGATTTGCTAATGCCCCCATTGCAAAAACAGCCAAAGGAGCCGACTGGCTTTGGTCGTGGGCACTTGCTATACCGGCTTCTTCCAAGAAAAAGCAGGCTGCATTTAAATTTATTACCTGGGCGACTTCAAAAGACTATATCAAGCTGGTTGCACAGCAAGAAGGATGGGTAGCAGTTCCACCTGGTACCAGAAAGTCTACCTATCAGAATAAGCATTATTTACAAGCAGCTCCTTTTGCGAAATTTGTATTTAATGCTATACAATCAGCAGACCCTTATGATGCTACTCTAAACCCTTCACCCTATAAAGGTATTCAATATGTTGGAATACCTGAATTCCCTGCAATTGGTCATCAAGTGAGTTTAAAATTAGTTGATATGTTAATGGGGCTTATTAACATAGAGCAATTCTTACAAGCAAGCCAAAATATAGCAAAGCAACAAATGAAAGATTCTGGTTATATAGAGTAG
- the modB gene encoding molybdate ABC transporter permease subunit, translating to MEILTEQDWLAIKLTFQLALITTIILLMIGPAIAWWLAHGRSRFRSMIEALVAIPLILPPTVLGFYLLIAFSPNSFIGNFWLQLTGTSLTFTFKGLVIGSVLYSMPFMVQPLQAAFNQLDIKLLQAASSMGANRWDQFFNLIIPLTKRSFLIATSMAFAHTVGEFGVVLMIGGNIPGETQVLSIALFDHVESLNYQQAHWLAGILLAFSFLLLWLLYSLQRKNPFADSNPTHVKF from the coding sequence ATGGAAATACTGACTGAACAAGACTGGCTAGCAATTAAGCTCACTTTTCAGCTAGCACTCATTACTACCATTATTCTACTAATGATTGGGCCTGCTATTGCCTGGTGGCTAGCTCATGGCCGTAGCCGTTTTCGCAGTATGATTGAAGCATTGGTGGCAATACCATTAATTTTACCACCCACAGTACTAGGCTTTTATTTATTAATTGCATTCTCACCTAACTCTTTTATTGGTAATTTTTGGCTACAACTGACGGGTACCTCTCTCACTTTTACTTTTAAAGGGTTAGTGATTGGGTCTGTGTTATATTCCATGCCATTTATGGTTCAGCCACTGCAGGCTGCATTTAATCAACTGGACATTAAATTATTACAAGCAGCCTCCAGCATGGGGGCCAACCGCTGGGATCAATTTTTCAATTTAATTATCCCCTTAACCAAACGCAGCTTTTTAATTGCCACAAGCATGGCTTTTGCCCATACCGTCGGTGAGTTTGGAGTAGTATTGATGATTGGTGGCAATATTCCTGGCGAAACCCAAGTATTATCGATTGCTTTGTTTGATCATGTAGAGTCATTAAATTACCAACAAGCCCATTGGCTAGCAGGAATTTTACTGGCTTTTTCATTCTTATTGTTATGGCTTTTATATAGCCTACAACGTAAAAACCCATTTGCAGATAGCAACCCCACCCATGTTAAGTTTTAA
- the bioF gene encoding 8-amino-7-oxononanoate synthase — translation MTDWSRLTSRLAQRQQQQLMRQRNTIETAQNAEIVSNGQKLLNFCSNDYLGLANHPQVVAALQQAAAEYGVGSGASHLVNGHSTLHHQLEEALAAFTGHQRALLFSTGYMANVGVISALVDKGDLVLQDKLNHASLIDGGLLSGARFARYLHNDVVSLTQKLQQHQANQQLIVTDGVFSMDGDIAPLNEIAAVAKQHNAWLMVDDAHGIGCLGPNGEGAVAEAGLAGEDVPILIGTFGKALGTAGAFVAGDEVLIESLIQFARPYIYTTAMPPAIAAATLASLKLVQTESFRREKLKQRIHQFRSGASQLGLQLMESTTAIQPIVVGDTETALKLSQFLKAQDILVTAIRPPTVPTGTARLRVTLSASHSERQVNQLLDALAKACKQLKDTSSQLN, via the coding sequence ATGACAGATTGGAGTCGCCTGACCAGTCGATTAGCTCAGCGCCAACAACAGCAGTTGATGCGTCAGCGAAATACGATTGAAACGGCTCAAAACGCAGAAATTGTTAGTAATGGCCAAAAGCTGCTGAATTTCTGCAGCAATGACTATTTGGGGTTAGCCAATCACCCCCAGGTGGTTGCTGCCTTGCAACAAGCTGCTGCGGAATATGGGGTGGGTAGTGGTGCTTCTCACCTAGTCAATGGTCATTCAACTCTCCATCACCAGTTAGAGGAAGCATTAGCTGCGTTTACGGGTCATCAACGAGCGCTGCTGTTTTCCACTGGCTATATGGCCAATGTTGGGGTTATTAGCGCCTTAGTCGATAAAGGCGATCTGGTGTTACAAGACAAGCTCAATCATGCCTCATTAATTGATGGTGGCCTGTTATCTGGAGCGCGTTTTGCTCGCTATCTCCATAATGATGTAGTCAGCCTAACTCAAAAGCTTCAGCAGCATCAGGCTAATCAACAGCTAATCGTTACTGATGGGGTGTTCAGCATGGATGGAGATATTGCCCCGTTAAACGAAATTGCAGCAGTTGCCAAGCAACATAATGCCTGGCTAATGGTGGATGATGCGCATGGCATTGGCTGTCTTGGGCCAAATGGAGAAGGCGCAGTTGCTGAGGCAGGGCTAGCGGGTGAGGATGTACCCATATTAATTGGCACCTTTGGTAAAGCGTTAGGAACGGCTGGAGCTTTTGTCGCGGGGGATGAGGTATTAATCGAGTCACTCATTCAGTTTGCTCGGCCTTATATTTACACCACAGCAATGCCGCCTGCTATTGCTGCAGCTACGTTGGCTAGTCTCAAGTTGGTGCAAACTGAGAGCTTTCGGCGAGAAAAGCTTAAGCAGCGTATTCATCAGTTTCGCTCAGGCGCTAGCCAGCTTGGTTTGCAGTTAATGGAGTCAACTACCGCAATTCAGCCAATTGTAGTGGGAGATACTGAAACGGCTTTAAAGCTTAGCCAGTTTTTAAAAGCTCAAGACATATTGGTTACAGCTATCCGTCCACCTACAGTACCAACAGGGACTGCCCGATTGAGAGTAACGCTGTCTGCCAGCCATTCTGAGCGGCAGGTCAATCAGCTGTTAGATGCTTTAGCCAAAGCCTGTAAACAGCTTAAAGATACTTCTAGCCAGTTGAATTAG
- a CDS encoding ComF family protein produces MVYKWIKSNLSLPHYCWLCQAPCDAYHRLCLDCIKQLPRIKYPCRLCAEPLPVETEDMICGRCYTQPPKFDQCLPAFCYSFPVDHMIHQFKFNGKLICGQALTYLLSEKLNQDYLNQPWPELIIPTPLHRKRELQRGFNQALLIAKQLSKQLKIPLHSRLIHRHKKTSAQTGLSAKERHVNIRYAFQLTCQSLPNHLALIDDVVTTGTTVNEISQLLKKSGVQKVDIWCLAKTPKWR; encoded by the coding sequence ATGGTTTACAAATGGATAAAAAGTAATCTTTCATTACCACACTATTGCTGGTTATGTCAGGCACCATGTGATGCCTATCACCGATTATGCCTGGACTGTATTAAACAGTTACCACGAATAAAATATCCTTGCCGCCTTTGTGCAGAGCCATTGCCTGTCGAGACAGAAGACATGATATGTGGTCGCTGTTACACACAGCCACCCAAGTTTGACCAATGCCTGCCTGCGTTTTGCTATAGCTTCCCAGTGGATCACATGATTCACCAGTTTAAATTCAACGGAAAACTAATCTGTGGACAAGCACTAACCTATCTACTAAGTGAAAAGCTCAACCAAGATTACCTGAACCAACCTTGGCCAGAGTTAATCATCCCTACCCCACTACACCGAAAACGAGAATTACAACGAGGCTTTAACCAAGCCTTGCTGATTGCTAAACAATTAAGTAAACAGCTAAAAATACCTTTACATAGTCGCCTGATTCATAGACATAAAAAAACCAGTGCCCAGACAGGATTATCAGCTAAAGAACGACACGTGAATATTCGTTATGCTTTCCAGTTAACATGTCAATCTCTACCAAACCACCTGGCCTTAATTGATGATGTAGTGACAACCGGTACCACCGTTAATGAAATAAGTCAGTTGCTAAAAAAATCAGGCGTACAAAAAGTCGACATCTGGTGCCTAGCAAAAACTCCAAAATGGCGGTAA
- a CDS encoding alpha/beta fold hydrolase yields the protein MNYSAPLSLVLIPGWSMPAAALEPLAESLSGEWPVTILQWPTELEVWQHQDSLLDAMAAQLPEGPVVLVGWSLGGQIASLLAAVKGCKNKLSVQYGVASGREREDKREKIKGLITLASNPRFVANQDWPFGMDQHTFKAFQQGFNQFPAKTLKEFCLLVAKGAGNYRATAKSLQQLQSQVDLSHEVLAEGLKLLATLDTRCLLQQLTCPQLHLLAEQDALVNHQLVEWFQQQILPVTSFAKTGHYLMTEADEVASQIKQFVVECN from the coding sequence GTGAATTACTCAGCGCCACTTTCGTTAGTATTAATCCCCGGTTGGTCAATGCCTGCAGCTGCCCTTGAGCCACTTGCAGAATCTTTATCTGGCGAGTGGCCTGTTACGATTTTGCAGTGGCCTACCGAGTTGGAAGTTTGGCAGCACCAAGATAGCTTGCTTGATGCGATGGCCGCTCAGTTACCAGAAGGGCCAGTTGTATTGGTGGGGTGGTCGCTGGGAGGACAAATAGCGAGTTTGTTGGCTGCCGTAAAAGGCTGTAAAAATAAGCTCAGTGTCCAATATGGAGTAGCATCTGGTAGGGAACGGGAGGATAAAAGGGAAAAAATAAAAGGCTTAATTACTCTGGCTAGTAATCCCCGCTTCGTAGCTAACCAAGATTGGCCTTTTGGCATGGACCAGCACACCTTCAAAGCTTTCCAGCAAGGCTTTAATCAGTTCCCCGCTAAAACCCTGAAAGAGTTTTGCTTGTTGGTGGCAAAAGGGGCAGGTAATTATCGTGCTACAGCAAAATCACTTCAGCAATTACAATCTCAAGTAGACTTGAGCCATGAAGTGTTAGCAGAGGGGCTTAAGCTATTGGCAACTCTCGATACGCGTTGCCTATTACAGCAACTCACTTGTCCTCAATTGCATTTATTAGCAGAGCAAGATGCCTTAGTTAATCACCAGCTAGTGGAATGGTTTCAGCAGCAAATATTACCTGTCACTAGCTTTGCTAAAACAGGCCATTACCTAATGACTGAAGCAGATGAAGTAGCCAGTCAGATAAAGCAGTTTGTCGTGGAGTGCAATTAA
- the modA gene encoding molybdate ABC transporter substrate-binding protein has translation MTKKKGFFILILTMFCQHAFAETEKITIAVSSNFKNTLHQLIRHYKHNNSKARFKVSSGATGLLYTQVKNGAPYDIFLAADQRRPVMLDKENLIIPNSRFTYAYGKLVFWHPKADFHLTSNNLAQAINNSRFISIANPDLAPYGVAAEQTLKQLKLWESAKYKVVMGNNIAQAYQFTASGNADLGLVALSQVATLKNNSYWVVPQKHYQPIVQQAVLLKKAITNDAAIDFIVFLKSPDSHQIIQRNGYGTSND, from the coding sequence ATGACTAAAAAAAAAGGATTCTTCATACTAATCCTGACTATGTTTTGTCAGCATGCTTTTGCTGAAACAGAAAAAATAACCATTGCCGTTTCATCTAACTTTAAAAATACCCTGCATCAACTTATCCGCCACTATAAGCATAATAACTCCAAGGCTCGCTTTAAAGTTAGCTCTGGAGCAACTGGATTACTTTACACACAAGTTAAAAACGGCGCTCCCTATGATATTTTTTTAGCTGCCGATCAACGTCGCCCAGTAATGCTGGATAAAGAAAATTTAATTATTCCTAATAGTCGCTTTACCTATGCATACGGTAAATTAGTATTCTGGCACCCAAAAGCGGACTTTCACTTAACCAGCAACAACTTAGCTCAAGCAATCAACAATAGTCGTTTTATTAGTATTGCTAACCCCGACCTTGCACCTTATGGGGTCGCAGCAGAACAAACACTTAAACAGCTAAAATTGTGGGAATCCGCAAAATATAAAGTAGTAATGGGGAATAATATAGCCCAAGCCTATCAGTTTACCGCCAGTGGTAATGCCGACTTAGGGCTGGTTGCACTCTCACAAGTAGCCACTTTGAAAAACAACAGCTATTGGGTAGTACCACAAAAACACTACCAGCCAATTGTACAACAAGCCGTTTTGTTAAAAAAAGCGATTACCAATGATGCTGCTATTGACTTTATTGTCTTTCTAAAAAGCCCTGACAGTCACCAGATTATTCAACGCAATGGCTATGGGACTAGCAATGATTAA